CCGCCGTCGAGGAACACGGCACCGGCGACGTGGCGACGGTCTCCGGACGGTACTACGCGATGGACCGGGACGAGAACTGGGAGCGGACGAAACGCGCCTACGACGCGATCGTCGAGCGGGCGGCCGATCACACCACGGAATCGGCGGTCGCGGCGGTCGAGGACGCCTACGAACGTGGCGAGACCGACGAGTTCGTCGCGCCGACGCTGGTCGAGGACGGGCCGGCGCTCGACGACGGCGACAGCGTCGTCTTCTTCAACTTCAGAGCGGATCGGGCGCGCCAGCTCGTCCGAATGCTCACGGACACCCGCCCGGACTGGGCCTTCGAGACCCATCCCCCGGAGATCGATCTCGTCACGATGACCGAGTACGACGAGACGTTCGCGTTCCCCGTCGCGTTCGCGCCCCACGAACCCGAGGCCACCCTCGGCGAGACGCTCGCCGGCCACGAAAAGACCCAGCTCCGGATCGCCGAATCCGAGAAGTACCCCCACGTCACCTACTTCCTCAACGGCGGGCGGGAAGTCGAGTTCGACGGCGAGATCCGGCGGATCGTCGACAGCCCCGACGTGCCGACCTACGACCAGCAACCCGAGATGAGCGCTGCAGAGGTGACGGACACCGCCATCGAGGTCATCGAGACCGACGACCCCGACGTGATGGTACTCAACTACGCCAACGCCGACATGGTGGGGCACACCGGCGACTTCGACGCGGCGGTGGCCGCCGTCGAGGCCGTCGATACCCAGTTGAATAGATTGGTCGAGGCCTGCCAGGCGGCGGGCGGGCACGTCCTGATAACGGCGGACCACGGCAACGCCGACGACATGGGGACCCCCGACGACCCCGACACGACCCACACCACCAACCCGGTTCCGGTGGTCTATCTCACGCCGGACGGCACCGACGGCGGGGAGGAAATGAGGGCGGGCGGCGAACTCTCCGACCTCGCCCCCACGCTGCTCGAACGCTGTGGGATCGAGGTGCCCGACGTCATGACCGGCGAGTCGCTCCTCGAATAGCCCTCCGAGAGAAACGGAGCCCGGGGGGTTCAGCGCGCGTCGTGGACGACCGCCCCGTTGACGACCGTCATCGCGACGTCGATATTGGCGATTTTCTCCGACTCTTTCCACGGTGAGCCGTCGAGCACGACGAAGTCGGCCTGCTTGCCGGGTTCGACGGTACCGAGTCGGTCCTCGTCGAAACCCGCGTAGGCCGCGCCGTGGGTGTACGCCCGGAGGGCTTCGGTCACCGTGAGGCGTTGTGATTCGATCGGGGCGTTCACCGCGTGGTGAATCCCGAACAGCGGGTCGAGCGGCATCGAGTCGCTCCCGAAGGCGAGGTGGACCCCCGCATCCAAGAGCGTCCGAAACGGGTTCGAGCGCTCGCGGCGGTCGGTCCCGAGCCGCGACTCGTAGAGTCCCTCGTCCCCGGCCCACTTCAGGAAGTTCGGCTGGACGGAGGCCACCACACCCGTCTCGGCGAGGCGTTCGATGGCCGACTCGGACGGGAGTTCGAGATGTTCGATCCGGTGGCGGGCGGCGTCGGCCTCGGTCGCCGCGTAGGCGTCGAGGACCGCGTCGATAGCGGCGTCGCCGATGGCGTGGGCGGTGAGTTGGAAACCGTCCTCGTCGGCGCGCTCGACGAGGTCGTGAAGTTCCGGGGGCGAAACGACCCACTTGCCTCGCTCCTCGTCCGCGCCGTCGGCGTAGGGCTCGGAGAGCTTCGCCGTCCGGCCGCCGAAACTCCCGTCGGTGAAGGTCTTGATCGCGCCCGTTCGAACGAACCCGTCGCCGTCGTCGGTTCCGAGGCCGACCTCGCGGAGCGCGTCGAGGTGGTCGGACCAGTAGTTGATCCGCACGCGGAGCGAGAGGTCGTCCTCCCGGTCGAGGTCGCGGTAGACGCGGGGCGCGTGCGAGTGCCGCACCATGTCGTGGATCCCGGTGACGCCGCGTGCGTTGGCGTGGTCGATGGCCGCCCGGAGGCGGTCGCGGGTCGCGCCCACGTCCGGCGCGATAGCCTCGCGAATCGGGCCGAGCGCGTCCTCGACGACGACACCCGTCGGCCGCCCGTTCTCGCGCAGGACGTCCTCGTCGGGGAGTCGGTCGCCGAGGCGGTCGAGCGCCGCGCCGTTGACCCCCGCGGTGTGCATGTCCTCGCGAAAGGCCACCACCGGCCGGTCGGTGGGCACGCCGTCGAGGTCGTCGCGGTCGAGATAGCGCGACTCGGCCCACTCGGACTCGTCGTAGCCGTAGCCCTGGACCCACCCGGTATCGGTCTCGTCGGCGCGGTCGGCGAGGCGCGAGACGGCCTCGACCGCCGACCCCGCCCCCGAGAGGTCGGCGTGAACCAGCCGCGTCCCGACCTCGGTCAGATGGGTGTGGGCGTCGATGAACCCCGGCAGGAGCACGCGGCCGTCGAGGTCGACGGTCCGCGTCTCGACGCCTTCGAGGAACGCGACCTCGTAGGCCGACCCCAGCCGGACGACCCGGCCGTCGCGGACCGCGAGCGCCTCGTGGACGTCGTCGGGATCGGTGAGAGTGTGGATCTCGGCGTTCGTGAGGAGGAGGTCGGCAGCCATACCGGAGCGAGGGGCGAGGGGCGCGAAAGCGCTTCGGCTGGGTTCGTCGGTCACCCGAAATACCGTCAGATCCACGGCACACACCTGTCAGCTCCGGCGTTCTGTTTATGACGACGGCCGTCCTATCAGTAGGATATGACGTACTACGCGGTCGACGCGCTGGGTGACGCGGTCGCCGTCACCCGGTCGTATCTCCTGCCGTTCGACCGGTCCCGCTGGCTCCGCCTCGCGCTGGTCGTCCTCTTCGTGGGTGGCACGTCGACGTTCAGTTTCCAGTCGAGCGGGACCGACACCACGGGCGTCCCCGAGACGGTTCCGGGCGACGTGCCGGCCGCCGACCTCCCCGAGTGGACCCTCGCCGCGGCGGCGCTCGTCGTCGTCCTGGTAGTGGTGCTCGCGCTCCTGTTCACCCTCGTCGGGTCGGTCATGGAGTTCGTCTTCGTCGAGTCGCTCCGCTCCGACGCCGTCCACCTCCGTCGGTACGGCCGACGATATCTCGGGGCCGGCCTCCGGCTGTTCGGCTTCCGGGTCGTGCTCGGGCTCGTCACGCCCGCGGCGGTCGCGGTTCCCGTCGGGCTCGCGTTGCTCCCGTTCCTCGGTGGCTCCGGGCCGGGTGCGGGTGCCGCGGTGGGTGCAGCGCTGGTGGTCGTGCCGGTGGTACTCCTCGTCGCCGTAGTCGCCGCCCTGGTCTCCGGGTTCACGACGATGTTCGTCGTTCCGGTGATGCTGCTCGAAGAGCGCGGCGTGCTCGCGGGCTGGCGACGGCTCTGGCCGACGCTCCGGGGCCGGTGGGTGCAGTACGCGGTCTA
This window of the Halococcus salsus genome carries:
- the gpmI gene encoding 2,3-bisphosphoglycerate-independent phosphoglycerate mutase — protein: MQAALVILDGWGLADHDRLDAVRTAETPTMDRLTDQGASGTLDTSGRAVGLPEGQMGNSEVGHLTIGAGRVIDQSYTRITRAVESGSLDENEAVRSAFEHALDHDGRVHFMGLVSDGGVHSDQAHLQALIGAAAEAGVEAVTHAFTDGRDTAPESATQFLANLDAAVEEHGTGDVATVSGRYYAMDRDENWERTKRAYDAIVERAADHTTESAVAAVEDAYERGETDEFVAPTLVEDGPALDDGDSVVFFNFRADRARQLVRMLTDTRPDWAFETHPPEIDLVTMTEYDETFAFPVAFAPHEPEATLGETLAGHEKTQLRIAESEKYPHVTYFLNGGREVEFDGEIRRIVDSPDVPTYDQQPEMSAAEVTDTAIEVIETDDPDVMVLNYANADMVGHTGDFDAAVAAVEAVDTQLNRLVEACQAAGGHVLITADHGNADDMGTPDDPDTTHTTNPVPVVYLTPDGTDGGEEMRAGGELSDLAPTLLERCGIEVPDVMTGESLLE
- a CDS encoding amidohydrolase, which gives rise to MAADLLLTNAEIHTLTDPDDVHEALAVRDGRVVRLGSAYEVAFLEGVETRTVDLDGRVLLPGFIDAHTHLTEVGTRLVHADLSGAGSAVEAVSRLADRADETDTGWVQGYGYDESEWAESRYLDRDDLDGVPTDRPVVAFREDMHTAGVNGAALDRLGDRLPDEDVLRENGRPTGVVVEDALGPIREAIAPDVGATRDRLRAAIDHANARGVTGIHDMVRHSHAPRVYRDLDREDDLSLRVRINYWSDHLDALREVGLGTDDGDGFVRTGAIKTFTDGSFGGRTAKLSEPYADGADEERGKWVVSPPELHDLVERADEDGFQLTAHAIGDAAIDAVLDAYAATEADAARHRIEHLELPSESAIERLAETGVVASVQPNFLKWAGDEGLYESRLGTDRRERSNPFRTLLDAGVHLAFGSDSMPLDPLFGIHHAVNAPIESQRLTVTEALRAYTHGAAYAGFDEDRLGTVEPGKQADFVVLDGSPWKESEKIANIDVAMTVVNGAVVHDAR
- a CDS encoding DUF7544 domain-containing protein; this translates as MTYYAVDALGDAVAVTRSYLLPFDRSRWLRLALVVLFVGGTSTFSFQSSGTDTTGVPETVPGDVPAADLPEWTLAAAALVVVLVVVLALLFTLVGSVMEFVFVESLRSDAVHLRRYGRRYLGAGLRLFGFRVVLGLVTPAAVAVPVGLALLPFLGGSGPGAGAAVGAALVVVPVVLLVAVVAALVSGFTTMFVVPVMLLEERGVLAGWRRLWPTLRGRWVQYAVYVAAEFVLSIAAGIAVAIVDLLVLVALAIPFGILAGVVLLVGGFGTFSTVEVVALVVIGLVYLVLAIVAVLLVQVPVETYFRFYALLVLGDTDEALDLIPDRRAAVRTETETTA